Proteins from one Aquila chrysaetos chrysaetos chromosome 5, bAquChr1.4, whole genome shotgun sequence genomic window:
- the POLG gene encoding DNA polymerase subunit gamma-1, producing the protein MRRSLWRRSARGCAAARGAEPRRCASSSSAGRSLPESPSREPGEGQRRTNPLNIQMLSRTLHEQIFRGARVRHSAAEIQRSVEHLQRHDLWGKETSALPDVDLQLPRMYGDNIDEHFRLLAQKQSLPYLEAADELLRCELPPVPARWAWQLGWTRYGPEGRAEAVDFPAERAAVLDVEVCVAEGHCPTLAVAVSPHAWYSWCSKRLLEQRYSWSSHLTLADLIPLESPAGTTCAGKQDWPERVVVGHNVAFDRAFIKEQYLIQGSRVRFLDTMSMHMAISGLTGFQRSLWMAAKHGKRKGVQQVKQHMKKTRNKTEGPAVTSWDWVHVSSINNLADVHALYVGGEPLEKEARELFVKGTMADIRSNFQDLMLYCAHDVQATHEVFQQQLPLFMERCPHPVTFAGMLEMGVSYLPVNGNWKRYLDDAQDIYEELQKEMKKSLMNLANDACQLLHEDRYKDDPWLWDLEWDTQEFKQKKNPGKKNKNQDGNSKASPAVVGTDRSAQEWQEDPGPPGEDEELKAPASQVCLERLKETVVLQPKRLQHLPGHPGWYRKLCPRLEEAGWVPGPSLISLQMRVTPKLMRLAWDGFPLHYSEKHGWGYLVPGRQDNLPAVPSEAEGPLCPHRVIEYLYRQHCLEKVKEQPPGPEAAMEDELLVMDGSTMWQKVEELSQLEVDVEEKMGRADQSLVQEEMDELCRPVEVRSQPLYHYGNGPYNDVNIPGCWFFKLPHKDGNDNNVGSPFAKDFLPQMEDGTLRAAVGRTHGTRALEINKMISFWRNAHKRISSQMVVWLKKGELPRVVTRHPDYNEEDDYGAILPQVVTAGTITRRAVEPTWLTASNARADRVGSELKAMVQVPPGYSLVGADVDSQELWIAAVLGEAHFAGMHGCTAFGWMTLQGKKSNATDLHSKTAATVGISREHAKVFNYGRIYGAGQPFAERLLMQFNHRLTQQQAREKAQQMYAVTKGVRRFHLSEEGEWLVRELELAVDRAEDGSVSAQDVQRLQREAMKRSRRKKKWNVVEHRVWAGGTESEMFNKLESIALSPSPQTPVLGCHISRALEPAVAKGEFLTSRVNWVVQSSAVDYLHLMLVAMKWLFEEFDINGRFCISIHDEVRYLVQQQDRYRAALALQITNLLTRCMFAYKLGLQDLPQSVAFFSAVDIDQCLRKEVTMNCVTPSNPTGMEKKYGIPQGEALDIYQLIEITKGSLEKK; encoded by the exons ATGAGGCGCTCGCTCTGGAGGAGGTCGGCGAGGGGCTGCGCCGCAGCCCGCGGCGCCGAGCCCCGGCGATGCGCCTCCAGCTCCTCCGCCGGCCGCTCGCTGCCGGAGAGCCCGAGCCGGGAGCCCGGCGAGGGCCAGCGGCGGACGAACCCCCTCAACATCCAGATGCTGTCCAGGACCCTCCACGAGCAGATCTTCCGGGGGGCCCGGGTACGGCACTCGGCGGCGGAGATCCAGAGGAGCGTGGAGCACCTGCAGCGCCACGACCTGTGGGGCAAGGAGACCTCCGCGCTGCCCGACGTGGACCTGCAGCTGCCCCGCATGTACGGGGACAACATCGACGAGCATTTTCGCCTCCTGGCGCAGAAGCAGAGCTTGCCCTACCTGGAGGCGGCCGACGAGCTGCTGCGGTGCGAGCTGCCCCCCGTGCCCGCGCGGTGGGCCTGGCAGCTCGGCTGGACCCGCTACGGCCCCGAGGGGCGAGCAGAAGCCGTCGACTTCCCCGCGGAGCGGGCGGCGGTGTTGGACGTGGAGGTGTGCGTGGCTGAAGGCCACTGCCCGACGCTGGCCGTGGCGGTCTCGCCGCACGCCTG GTACTCGTGGTGCAGCAAGCGGCTGCTGGAGCAGCGGTACTCCTGGTCCAGCCACCTCACCCTGGCTGACCTCATTCCCCTGGAGAGCCCGGCAGGTACCACCTGTGCCGGCAAGCAGGACTGGCCAGAGAGAGTGGTGGTGGGGCACAACGTGGCCTTCGACCGGGCCTTCATCAAGGAGCAGTACCTCATCCAG GGCTCCCGGGTGCGTTTCCTGGACACCATGAGCATGCACATGGCTATCTCGGGGCTGACGGGCTTCCAGCGCAGTCTCTGGATGGCTGCCAAGCATGGCAAGAGGAAGGGAGTGCAACAGGTCAAGCAGCACATGAAGAAAACCCGCAACAAAACGGAGGGACCAGCT GTCACTTCATGGGACTGGGTGCACGTCAGCAGCATCAACAACCTGGCAGACGTGCACGCGCTCTACGTTGGGGGGGAGCCGCTGGAGAAGGAGGCGCGGGAACTCTTTGTGAAGGGGACCATGGCTGACATCAGGAGTAACTTCCAG GACCTGATGTTGTACTGTGCCCACGATGTCCAGGCCACCCATGAGgtgtttcagcagcagctgccactcTTCATGGAGAG GTGCCCCCACCCTGTGACGTTTGCAGGGATGCTGGAGATGGGGGTGTCCTACCTGCCGGTTAACGGGAACTGGAAGAGGTACCTGGACGATGCTCAGGACATCTACgaggagctgcagaaggaaatgaagaagtCCCTGATGAACCTGGCGAACGAtgcctgccagctgctgcatgAGGACAG GTACAAGGATGACCCTTGGCTCTGGGATCTGGAGTGGGACACGCAGGAGTTTAAGCAGAAGAAGAATCCGGGGAAGAAGAATAAGAATCAGGATGGGAACAGCAAAGCCTCCCCGGCGGTGGTGGGCACGGACAGGTCCGCGCAGGAGTGGCAGGAAG ACCCTGGTCCCCCCGGTGAGGATGAGGAGCTGAAAGCCCCTGCGAGTCAGGTCTGCCTGGAGCGTCTGAAAGAGACGGTCGTGCTGCAACCTAAGAGACTCCAGCACCTGCCGGGCCACCCAGG ctggtACCGCAAGCTGTGCCCGCGCCTGGAGGAGGCAGGCTGGGTGCCAGGACCCAGCCTCATCAGCCTGCAGATGAGGGTGACCCCGAAGCTGATGCGTCTGGCCTGGGACGGCTTCCCCCTCCATTACTCGGAGAAGCACGGCTGGGGCTACCTGGTGCCGGGGCGGCAGGACAATTTGCCGGCAGTTCCCTCAGAGGCAGAGGGCCCTCTCTGCCCACACAG GGTAATCGAGTACCTGTacaggcagcactgcctggaGAAAGTCAAGGAGCAGCCCCCGGGGCCAGAGGCTGCCATGGAGGACGAGCTGCTGGTGATGGATGGCAGCACGATGTGGCAGAAG gtggaGGAGCTAAGCCAGCTGGAGGTGGATGTAGAGGAGAAAATGGGCAGAGCGGACCAGAGCCTGGTGCAG GAGGAGATGGATGAGCTGTGCAGGCCGGTGGAGGTGAGGAGTCAGCCCTTGTACCACTACGGCAATGGTCCCTACAATGATGTCAACATCCCTGGGTGCTGGTTCTTCAAGCTGCCTCACAAG GACGGTAACGATAACAATGTGGGAAGCCCTTTTGCCAAGGATTTCCTGCCCCAGATGGAGGATGGCACCCTGCGGGCTGCTGTGGGCCGCACTCATGGGACCAGAGCCCTCGAGATTAACAAAATGATCTCGTTTTGGAGGAACGCTCACAAGCGGATCAG TTCCCAGATGGTGGTGTGGCTGAAGAAAGGGGAGCTGCCTCGCGTGGTGACCAG GCACCCTGACTATAATGAGGAGGATGATTACGGAGCCATCCTGCCGCAGGTGGTGACCGCAGGCACCATCACCCGCCGGGCAGTGGAGCCCACGTGGCTGACGGCCAGCAATGCCCGG GCTGACCGGGTGGGCAGTGAGCTGAAAGCCATGGTGCAGGTGCCGCCTGGCTATTCCCTGGTGGGTGCGGACGTGGATTCCCAGGAGCTCTGGATAGCCGCTGTCCTCGGCGAGGCGCACTTTGCCGGCATGCACG GCTGCACGGCCTTCGGCTGGATGACTCTGCAGGGGAAGAAGAGCAACGCGACAGACCTGCACAGCAAGACGGCCGCCACGGTGGGCATCAGCCGGGAGCACGCCAAAGTCTTCAACTATGGGCGCATCTACGGGGCTGGGCAGCCCTTCGCCGAGCGGCTGCTGATGCAGTTCAACCACCGGCTGACGCAGCAGCAGGCACGTGAGAAGGCTCAGCAGATGTACGCGGTCACCAAGGGCGTCCGGAG GTTTCATCTCTCCGAGGAAGGAGAGTGGCTGGtgagggagctggagctggccGTGGACAGGGCGGAGGATGGATCGGTATCAGCCCAGGATGTCCAGCGGCTCCAGAGAGAAGCCATGAAAAG GTCCCGGAGGAAGAAGAAGTGGAATGTCGTGGAGCACCGAGTGTGGGCTGGTGGCACTGAGTCTGAGATGTTCAACAAGCTGGAGAGCATCGCCTTATCCCCCTCCCCACAGACCCCGGTGCTGGGGTGTCACATCAGCAGGGCCCTGGAGCCCGCCGTGGCCAAGGGGGAG TTTCTGACCAGCAGAGTGAACTGGGTGGTGCAGAGCTCGGCCGTCGACTACCTGCACCTCATGCTGGTCGCCATGAAGTGGCTCTTCGAGGAGTTCGACATCAATGGGCGCTTCTGCATCAGCATCCACGACGAGGTGCGCTACCTGGTCCAGCAGCAAGATCGCTACCgggcagccctggccctgcAGATCACCAACCTCCTCACAAG GTGCATGTTTGCCTACAAACTGGGCCTCCAGGATCTGCCACAATCAGTGGCTTTCTTCAGCGCAGTGGATATTGACCAGTGCTTAAGGAAAGAGGTGACCATGAACTGCGTGACACCATCAAATCCAACTGGGATGGAGAAGAAGTACGGCATCCCTCAAG GAGAAGCACTGGATATATATCAGCTAATTGAAATAACCAAAGGTTCGCTGGAGAAGAAATGA